The Nicotiana sylvestris chromosome 6, ASM39365v2, whole genome shotgun sequence genomic sequence CTTGGATAGCGTAAACAACCTTCTATCCATGCCTCTACCCCTATCTTCTTCATATAAACGACCAAATGATGTATTCTTAACCGCCGTAACTACTAACTTCGCCTCTTTCTTAGTCAACTTGTGCCGTGAACctttaaaattgaaattgagaCTTACTATTTGTTCTCgcgggggggggaggggggaggggcgAGAAGTTAAGTATTATTGTTGTACTTACTTCATGTCTAATAATATCGTCCATTGCTCTAGTAAACATTAAGGAGGCTCGAACTATCAAAGGTTCATTTATCATCCATTCAAAAGTCTCTCTGGATATAAGCTCCTCCATACCGACCAAGTTGTTGTTAACATATAGCCACAACATACAAGTGTATTCTTCATGTGCTCCTCGTATTTTGGAATATGGTCAGCAACCAACCGTAGGGCTTCTTTAAAATAGGCTCTAACCAAGTTCTTCATCTAAAAGAGAATTAGAAGTAATTTAAACTAGATAATATGTAGCAGTATTAGTAGTTTTTTTTCCAGGGAATGAGAGTGTTTCTTGGAGAGGGGAATGGGAAATAGGTGAAAGGATTACAAGGTGGGAAATGTCGAATCCGTTTCAGGCAGGCAGCCAACCAACTGGACTATTAATTTTCTCAAGTTACCTAACTGTGGGTAAGCTAAGCAATAATATATTAGAATAATTGACCCAAATAGCCACCCACACAATCACTTAAATTAAAATTAGCCGGTGGAGATAtaatatatatgcataatttgtgtattatatatgtataattgtatataatctatgtatatggctagaaaaaataaacaataaatataTCCGACTTTTTGTGTAAAGGTCCctatattacctcatattttgtGTAAGGATCCCataatattacctcatattttgcATAGCATACACGGTCCGATTTACATTCTTTGGTCAGCATTTCTTCCATTTCATTGTAACGTTTAGAAGGGCTAGATAAGCAGATCTCAGATATGACGGTACTAAATCTATCACACTAATTAGGATTTATGTCAAACATCACAAACTAATTTTTACGCCTTGTACATAGCATTTTACAATAACAACAGGGAGGCATGCTTTTTATCTTTATTAGTGAGGGATTAATTGTAAAAAGATTTACTTGTAAATTTTATGTTTTACCTCTGGATCTCATCAATGAAAGGCACAAGTTCGTCAAAGGTTCCATAAGCATCATACGTATAATCAATGATGAAGGACATTCTGATTACTTTTCTTATCATTCTTCTCGCACGAGACCACTCAGGGAATTGGTTACTTGGTTATTTGGGTTCCCGTCCAATGGGAAGCATCTTATACATGGAACTCACTGTACTACAGGAAGGACTAAGATTTGCCCTCCAATATAAATACACTCCGCTTGAAATTAATGTCACTTCTCCTCAATAATTACCACTACTCATCTTTAATCAATGAATGCAGGTACCTACTACATCAACTGGGTAGCCCTCGTGTGACACATGTCTACAGGGAGCAGAATCAAGTGGCAGATTTATTAGCCAAATACGGAACAACTACCCCATGCAACATCCATGTACCACTCTTTTGGAACCACCACTTTTTACTAGGGCTCAATACATGGAAGATCAATGTGGCACACTCTACACACGTCCCAAAACCGATCCTAAGCTTTTGGGACATACTTCTTTTTGTTTACACATGTTGCCACAAACTATGCCTCTAGATAGCATGGATAACCAACGATGTTTTTGTATTGATGTACCTCAGAATGCTCCTTGTACTACTACTTAATTTATAAATGTATTCGTTTTTTGACCAAAACAAATGCTCAAAATGCACTGCTAATATCTAAATGTAACACTCAACTAATCCGTCTCTTGCATATGGATATTTGTTTGCAAAATGTAAATCTTTCAACCACCTACATATTTCACAAGAGCAACGGCTTGTTGCATTTTCATTTCCATGTTAttaactgtcacgaccctaattcccaccgtaggatgtcgtgatggaaCCTTAGTCTTTAAGACTAGGTAAGGTTAACACATGCTGATAAATAATGGAATTTAACTAACTTATCTGCAATACATTAAATAATATCTAAAACAAAGTAGCTGAATTGACATCAGTTACATAACACcaaaactggtagtacaagtcataagtctTTCTAAGAGTAATTATATATCATGAATACATCACTAATCCGGAATAATAGGAAACAAATGGAAATAAAATACCACAGAAGGTGACTTCGAGACCTGCAAACGTTgagcagatataccttgaagtttcTAGTCGCGCAGACATCAGTCTCAAAACCAGCTCGATCAGAAGTATCTGGATCGAcacaaaaaatatgcagaagCATAGCATGAGTACATCATAGCGGTACCCAGTAgatatcaagcctaacctcggtagagtagcaacgaggccaggtcaagacactTACCAGACATGTAAACTTGTGCAGGATATAACATAAAGCTAACAAAGGAAAGAACATCAATGTAAGGACAATAGCAGCAGGATCATAAATCACAATCAACAGTGAAATAATGGGAGCACGAATGGCAATGAGAAATGACCAAGTAATTAAGCAACGACATAGTCGGGGTACAGATGAAATATGAATGAATTCAAGTAAGGGAAACCAATGACAACTCACTCAATCAAATTATTCCTAATGCACGAATTACAACAAAAATTACCCGAGGTTCCACTCCTCGTAATCTCAAATCTTAAGTCACAACTTCCAAACCTCATGCATATGACACCTTGTACCCACATTTTTCCAAATCACTTTCGTACGACAAAATTCACCTGCTACAATATACATAATATCCGTGTTAAATGCTAATAAAAATGTTCAAGGGATCTATTTATATACAATAAAGCATAATAAAAGTTCTGAATAAAGTAGGAAATCAATGAGAAAGCGATTTTTTATTTAGCAACCAAATACAGTGAAATAAGGTACAATTTATACAAGACATGGTTTCAAATGAGTTTAGTTTAGGAGTCATTTAGGTAAAGAAGatatcatttaaaataaaacaaCGCATCGGATAAGTCACCTAATTAAATCtataatttattaaaataaaacctaataACAATTTTTAGGTAAAGTAAAAACGTCAGATAGGATAAGTAGTTTAATTCGAGAAATAAGCTAAGGTAAAATCTGACAGCTATTAAGAATAGTAAAGTATCAAATGAAACGATGAGTTTTAACTTAAGAGTCACATAAGGAAAGCATGCTCCAAATTCTTTCATTTAAAATCGTTTAGCTACCGACAACTCAACAGGGCATGAGATAGTAACTCCGTGTAGTAAATTCATCTTGAAAATCAATTCACCAAGTAACCACGGGAGCACAGATTAATACATTGAAGTCATACAACGATTCAAGTAGGATGCATGACTAACAAGAAACACAACTACAACAACAAGTACAATACACCCAATCCATCGCGGTGCGCAACCCTATCCCACCTTACACacacaatcctcccttatttcaccatatcaatatcaagaaTCACATATAAAATCCCTTGCAGCGCgaaacccgatcccaccatattatAATTTACCAATATCATactcctcccttattccaccataaaTATCACATATATAATCCTTtgcggagtgcaacccgatcccaccatatcattatcaaatcctcccttattccaccatatcacaactgttgcagcgtgcaacccgatccacaaaaaattaaaatcaacaacaacaatccaataACTAAATTTACAAGAATTTCTACAATGAAAGGGTATGAGTACATGGAAATAAAGGAACCACGTAATAATCAAGGAATGCAACAAGTATTACAAATGCTACAATACAAGTGAAGCACGTGACAACTAAGGTTTGCAAGTAtaacaattaaggcaagtagcagATAAGCACGGAGTCATTGAAGGGACACAACAATTAAGATGTTACAAGACAATAAGGAAGACAACAACTTCAACTAAATCATATAAGAGCAAAACAACAAGTAGGAGGAAGAACAAGTGCTAATAACGCCAAGTTGAGCATGTAAGAGTATATTAATGATGAAAGATATCACATGTTATGACAATTCAATTAGAGACATGGAAAGTGTCTAGATACTCGAAACCGGGAAAATACCACATATAAGccgtgtacccactcgtcacgGCTTTCTCATAAAACGAATAGCACAATTAACCCAAAGACTAAGGGGTAGTTTCcctcacacaaagttaggcaagatacttacctcagtTTGGTAAAA encodes the following:
- the LOC138871521 gene encoding uncharacterized protein gives rise to the protein MSFIIDYTYDAYGTFDELVPFIDEIQRFSTVISEICLSSPSKRYNEMEEMLTKECSRHKLTKKEAKLVVTAVKNTSFGRLYEEDRGRGMDRRLFTLSKVKERRSRDLDQVKCVKDEDGKVSLYEAHIRRRWQIYFHSLLNEEGD